From Nguyenibacter vanlangensis, one genomic window encodes:
- a CDS encoding transglutaminase family protein yields the protein MIYRVRHLTRYAYGSPVDLAAHIVHVTPRDLPGQVVRWTRLEITPAPVRRVDGADYFGNRVTWLYHEAPHTTFDVLADSEVDVAFPPPPPETATPAWEDIVATARAGGDAAWAAAEFLFDSPMCATSPDAGRYAAQCFTPGRPILAALLDLNGRIHREFRFRAGVTTLSTPVDQILARREGVCQDFTHLMISALRWLGVPARYMSGYIRTRPPPGQQRRLGADQSHAWVAAWLGPAHGWVGLDPTNGIVVRDEHVVLGWGRDYADISPVHGLILGGGNDVLTVGVDLVPAEEWADPLP from the coding sequence ATGATCTATCGCGTCCGTCACCTGACCCGCTACGCCTATGGCAGCCCGGTCGACCTTGCCGCCCATATCGTCCACGTCACCCCCCGCGACCTGCCGGGCCAGGTCGTGCGCTGGACACGGCTCGAAATCACGCCTGCCCCGGTGCGGCGGGTCGATGGCGCCGATTATTTCGGCAATCGCGTCACCTGGCTGTATCACGAAGCCCCCCACACGACGTTCGACGTGCTGGCCGATTCCGAGGTCGACGTCGCCTTCCCTCCGCCCCCGCCCGAGACCGCCACCCCGGCCTGGGAGGACATCGTCGCCACCGCCAGGGCCGGCGGCGACGCGGCATGGGCGGCGGCGGAATTCCTGTTCGACAGCCCGATGTGCGCCACCAGCCCGGATGCGGGCCGCTATGCCGCGCAATGCTTCACGCCCGGCCGGCCGATCCTGGCGGCCCTGCTGGACCTCAATGGGCGGATCCACCGCGAATTCCGCTTCCGCGCCGGGGTCACCACCCTGTCCACCCCGGTCGACCAGATCCTGGCCCGGCGCGAGGGCGTGTGCCAGGACTTCACCCATCTGATGATCAGCGCCCTGCGCTGGCTCGGCGTGCCGGCCCGCTACATGTCAGGCTATATCCGCACCCGTCCCCCGCCGGGGCAGCAGCGGCGCCTGGGGGCGGACCAGTCCCACGCCTGGGTCGCGGCCTGGCTGGGCCCGGCCCATGGCTGGGTCGGGCTGGACCCCACCAACGGGATCGTGGTGCGCGACGAACACGTGGTGCTGGGCTGGGGCCGCGACTATGCCGATATCAGCCCGGTGCACGGGCTGATCCTGGGCGGCGGCAACGACGTGCTGACGGTCGGCGTGGACCTGGTGCCGGCCGAGGAATGGGCGGACCCGCTCCCCTGA
- a CDS encoding circularly permuted type 2 ATP-grasp protein, with translation MDLARIPLDEMVDGRGGVRPHWRRLLGTISDLGHRELLERGRQIARALHDQTGPSAAGGLAGCDPIPLLLPPQEFARLAEGVTQRARLLEEILRDLYGARGLLSAGILPPPLVYPAPGYLRMGSADASASAAAGAPVIDRFLSFYAVDLVRGPDGQWRVAADRVGRANGVGHTLENRRQMARVLPELFSGREVRTLTPFFDAWQDSLYRQAGLADRNPGLALLTPGPRGTLWAEHVILARELGCVLAEAGDLAMRDGALWLKTVRGLRRVDVLLLRQDGWTVDPLELEGGPVPGIAGLLDAARGGAVKLVNHPAAGVVEAPGLAAFMPALARHLLGQDLMLPDLRTIWPASDGAIDGAIDTLLGGDRGAWWLRRAADPQAAAQRLDRADGDTLDVLRRHPGRFVAVEAIAPSVMPSIRPNGIEPGAVVLRLFALFDGAQWQVMPGGLARLLPDDDTPPGSPLDGPVVTKDVWVTVEDSAELVGSAVSPTPTLAIRRGQGDLPSRAADDFFWLGRYLEQLEEAGRVLRVVTRRVGRVDGSPRERVELDTVLRLAGAVGLWQEETAIGAGYATLVRALSAVTFDSALPQRLLSEIVRVAAGLRDRLTVETFDTIVHGADTLRARLQEARVPGDPGRTLERIGSVTDSILRFGATISGLTAENMVRSGGRQFMDLGRRVERAGALLTATALVLRQKDVAQRGRMEGALRLMLELSDCVITYRSRYFALLQPAPVLDLLLLDEGNPRGVAYQMAMIAETLAELDPGDGAGLTGTADAVMERLRGLVDTVLAAPQQDQAAAALPGTIDEIRESLRWLGQQIARRYFVVLTPPRAVGGGRYADRAGSRGEPDGEPGTKLGAIDES, from the coding sequence ATGGATCTCGCGCGCATCCCCCTGGATGAAATGGTGGACGGCCGTGGCGGCGTCCGGCCGCACTGGCGCCGGCTGCTGGGCACCATCAGCGATCTCGGCCATCGCGAACTGCTCGAACGCGGCAGGCAGATCGCGCGCGCGCTGCACGACCAGACCGGCCCGTCCGCGGCGGGCGGGCTGGCAGGATGCGATCCGATTCCCCTGCTGCTGCCGCCGCAGGAATTCGCCCGCCTGGCCGAGGGCGTGACCCAGCGCGCGCGCCTCCTCGAAGAGATCCTGCGCGATCTGTACGGCGCGCGCGGCCTGCTGTCCGCCGGCATCCTGCCGCCCCCGCTGGTCTATCCCGCACCCGGCTATCTGCGCATGGGCAGCGCGGACGCAAGCGCTTCGGCGGCGGCCGGCGCACCGGTCATCGACCGTTTCCTGTCCTTCTACGCGGTCGACCTGGTGCGCGGGCCGGACGGCCAATGGCGCGTGGCGGCCGACCGCGTGGGCCGCGCCAACGGCGTCGGCCACACGCTGGAAAACCGGCGCCAGATGGCGCGCGTCCTGCCCGAACTGTTCTCGGGGCGCGAGGTCCGGACCCTGACGCCGTTCTTCGATGCCTGGCAGGACAGCCTGTACCGCCAGGCCGGCCTGGCGGACCGCAATCCCGGCCTGGCCCTGCTGACCCCCGGCCCACGCGGCACGTTGTGGGCCGAACATGTGATCCTGGCGCGGGAACTGGGCTGCGTGCTGGCCGAGGCCGGCGACCTCGCGATGCGCGACGGCGCGCTGTGGCTGAAGACGGTGCGCGGCCTGCGCCGGGTGGACGTGCTGCTGCTGCGCCAGGACGGCTGGACGGTCGACCCCCTGGAACTGGAAGGCGGCCCGGTCCCCGGCATCGCCGGCCTGCTGGACGCGGCGCGCGGCGGCGCCGTGAAGCTGGTCAACCATCCGGCCGCCGGCGTGGTCGAGGCCCCGGGCCTGGCCGCCTTCATGCCGGCCCTGGCCCGACACCTGCTGGGCCAGGACCTCATGCTGCCCGACCTGCGGACGATCTGGCCGGCCTCCGACGGCGCGATCGACGGCGCGATCGACACCCTGCTGGGGGGCGACCGCGGGGCATGGTGGCTGCGCCGTGCCGCCGACCCCCAGGCGGCCGCCCAGCGGCTGGACAGGGCGGACGGCGACACGCTGGACGTGCTGCGGCGCCATCCCGGCCGTTTCGTGGCGGTCGAGGCCATCGCCCCCTCGGTCATGCCGTCGATCCGGCCGAACGGCATCGAACCCGGGGCGGTGGTGCTGCGCCTGTTCGCGCTGTTCGACGGGGCGCAATGGCAGGTCATGCCCGGCGGGCTGGCCCGGCTGCTGCCGGACGACGACACGCCGCCGGGCAGCCCGCTGGACGGCCCGGTGGTGACCAAGGACGTCTGGGTCACGGTCGAGGACTCGGCCGAGCTGGTCGGCAGCGCCGTGTCCCCCACGCCGACCCTGGCGATCCGCCGCGGACAGGGCGACCTGCCCAGCCGCGCGGCCGACGATTTCTTCTGGCTGGGCCGCTATCTGGAACAGTTGGAAGAGGCCGGACGCGTGCTGCGCGTGGTGACGCGCCGGGTCGGCCGGGTGGACGGCTCCCCGCGTGAACGGGTGGAGTTGGACACGGTGCTGCGCCTGGCCGGCGCGGTCGGGCTGTGGCAGGAGGAAACCGCCATCGGCGCCGGCTACGCGACCCTGGTGCGCGCCCTGTCCGCCGTCACCTTCGACTCCGCCCTGCCGCAACGGCTGCTCTCCGAAATCGTGCGGGTCGCCGCCGGCCTGCGCGACCGGTTGACGGTCGAAACCTTCGATACCATCGTCCACGGGGCGGACACGCTGCGCGCCCGGCTGCAAGAGGCCCGGGTACCCGGCGACCCGGGCCGCACGCTGGAGCGGATCGGCAGCGTCACGGACAGTATCCTGCGCTTCGGCGCGACCATTTCGGGCCTGACGGCTGAAAACATGGTCCGCAGCGGCGGCCGCCAGTTCATGGATCTGGGCCGCCGGGTGGAACGCGCAGGCGCGCTGCTGACCGCAACGGCGCTGGTGCTGCGGCAGAAGGACGTGGCCCAGCGCGGCCGCATGGAGGGCGCGCTGCGGCTGATGCTGGAACTCAGCGACTGCGTCATCACCTACCGGTCGCGCTATTTCGCGCTGCTGCAGCCCGCCCCGGTGCTCGACCTGCTGCTGCTGGACGAAGGCAACCCGCGCGGCGTCGCCTACCAGATGGCGATGATCGCCGAAACCCTGGCCGAGCTGGATCCGGGCGACGGCGCCGGCCTGACCGGCACGGCGGACGCGGTCATGGAGCGGCTGCGCGGGCTGGTGGACACGGTGCTGGCCGCCCCGCAGCAGGACCAGGCGGCCGCCGCCCTGCCCGGGACGATCGACGAAATCCGCGAATCCCTGCGCTGGCTGGGGCAGCAGATCGCCCGGCGCTACTTCGTCGTGCTGACGCCGCCGCGCGCGGTGGGCGGCGGCCGCTATGCCGACCGCGCGGGCTCCAGGGGCGAACCCGATGGCGAACCCGGCACCAAACTCGGGGCCATCGACGAATCATGA
- a CDS encoding putative zinc-binding peptidase, producing MKLFVCQACDQVLFFENTVCERCGHTLGYLPEENDLSALEPVATGEDDKGGVWRPLSVRAAEGATYRFCANAAHGVCNWLVPEGGEAFCLACRHNRVIPDLAIPGNAERWQRLETAKHRLIYTLLRLGLPIRTRQDDPRDGLAFDFLEDAADGTRAMTGHQDGVVTIAVREADDAARETMRVAMGEPYRTLLGHFRHEVGHYYWNLLVRDGGGDESGDRDEGALAACRAIFGDDRADYRAALQHHYQSGPPPGWQDHYVSDYATTHAWEDFAETWAHYLHIVATLETARAYGLSVGAQAPGNPAPQASPAPQADIDFDPYDVESFEPVARAWMPLTYAINSLNRSMGQADFYPFVLAPPVLEKLAFIHDLVRRARNSVYC from the coding sequence ATGAAGCTGTTCGTCTGCCAGGCCTGCGATCAGGTCCTGTTCTTCGAAAACACGGTCTGTGAGCGGTGCGGTCACACGCTGGGGTACCTGCCCGAGGAAAATGATCTCAGCGCGCTGGAACCCGTGGCGACGGGCGAGGACGATAAGGGCGGAGTCTGGCGCCCATTGTCGGTGCGGGCGGCCGAGGGGGCGACGTACCGATTCTGCGCCAATGCCGCGCATGGCGTCTGCAACTGGCTGGTGCCCGAGGGCGGCGAGGCCTTCTGCCTGGCCTGCCGCCACAACCGGGTGATCCCCGACCTCGCCATCCCGGGCAATGCCGAACGCTGGCAGCGGCTGGAGACGGCCAAGCACCGGCTGATCTATACGCTGCTCCGCCTCGGCCTGCCGATCCGCACGCGGCAGGACGACCCGCGGGACGGCCTGGCATTCGATTTCCTCGAGGATGCCGCGGACGGCACGCGGGCGATGACCGGCCACCAGGACGGCGTGGTCACGATCGCGGTGCGCGAGGCCGACGATGCGGCGCGCGAGACGATGCGCGTCGCGATGGGCGAGCCCTACCGCACCCTGCTGGGCCATTTCCGCCACGAAGTCGGCCATTATTACTGGAACCTGCTGGTCCGCGACGGGGGCGGAGACGAGAGCGGGGATAGGGACGAAGGGGCCCTGGCGGCCTGCCGCGCCATATTCGGCGACGACCGCGCCGATTACCGGGCGGCCCTGCAGCACCATTACCAGTCGGGCCCTCCCCCCGGCTGGCAGGACCATTATGTCAGCGACTACGCCACCACCCATGCATGGGAGGATTTCGCCGAGACCTGGGCGCATTACCTGCACATCGTCGCGACACTCGAAACCGCCCGGGCCTATGGCCTGTCGGTCGGGGCGCAGGCTCCCGGCAATCCGGCGCCGCAGGCCAGCCCAGCGCCGCAGGCTGACATCGATTTCGACCCCTATGACGTCGAATCGTTCGAACCGGTGGCACGGGCCTGGATGCCCCTGACCTACGCGATCAACAGCCTGAACCGCTCGATGGGCCAGGCCGATTTCTACCCGTTCGTCCTGGCGCCGCCGGTTCTGGAAAAACTGGCCTTCATCCACGATCTGGTCCGCCGGGCCCGCAATTCCGTTTACTGTTGA
- a CDS encoding fatty acid desaturase yields the protein MVSSSYDSETVRSIRRFQGSHFITSLFQLVSTIGLLLACYVLLYAGLAHGWWGVLLLTPLASGLSIRVFVLQHDCGHGSMFRSRWGNDAAGRLCSLLTLTPYDHWKKHHGLHHGSWNNMDTRGRLSDLYSDCMTVAEYGKMTRLRRYIYRTSKNPVLTIFLMPPLIFFVIYRIAFDTPRHWVKERVGVYLTNLCLLIGYGTLAWLVGPKSVALVSFMVIYPAAVIGVWLFLVQHKFEGVQWSGNPQWNIFDAAVTGCSFLRLSGILRWFTGDIGTHHIHHLAPGIPNYRLVACHEAHPVFQNVKILTWQDGIREAWTNKLWDESAQAMVDLRSVRHLLQ from the coding sequence ATGGTATCGTCAAGTTACGACAGCGAAACGGTCAGGTCGATCCGGCGGTTCCAGGGCTCGCACTTCATCACCAGTCTCTTTCAGCTTGTCTCGACCATCGGCCTGCTTCTGGCCTGTTATGTCCTGCTTTATGCGGGTCTGGCCCATGGATGGTGGGGGGTCCTGCTGCTGACCCCTCTTGCCTCGGGGCTGTCCATCCGTGTCTTCGTGCTGCAGCATGATTGCGGGCATGGATCAATGTTCAGAAGCCGGTGGGGCAACGATGCGGCTGGCCGCCTCTGTTCGCTGCTGACATTGACCCCTTATGACCACTGGAAAAAGCATCACGGCCTGCATCATGGTTCATGGAACAACATGGACACGCGCGGACGTTTGTCGGACCTGTATTCGGACTGCATGACGGTGGCGGAATATGGGAAGATGACACGCTTGCGGAGGTATATATACCGGACCAGCAAGAATCCTGTCCTTACCATCTTCCTGATGCCGCCGCTGATCTTCTTTGTTATTTACCGAATTGCGTTCGATACGCCGCGCCACTGGGTGAAGGAACGTGTCGGCGTCTATCTCACCAATCTCTGCCTGCTTATCGGGTACGGAACGCTTGCCTGGCTGGTCGGACCGAAATCCGTCGCGCTTGTCAGTTTCATGGTGATCTATCCCGCCGCCGTGATCGGTGTCTGGCTGTTCCTCGTGCAGCATAAATTCGAAGGTGTTCAGTGGTCTGGAAATCCACAATGGAATATTTTCGATGCCGCGGTGACCGGATGCTCCTTCCTGCGGCTTTCAGGAATCCTTCGTTGGTTCACAGGGGATATCGGGACTCACCACATACACCATCTGGCCCCCGGGATTCCCAACTACCGCCTGGTCGCCTGCCACGAAGCGCATCCGGTTTTTCAAAACGTAAAGATACTCACCTGGCAGGACGGAATCCGGGAGGCCTGGACCAATAAGCTGTGGGACGAGAGTGCCCAGGCCATGGTGGATCTGCGCTCTGTGCGCCATCTTTTGCAGTAG
- a CDS encoding ribbon-helix-helix domain-containing protein, producing MSTIRWNVAISSEVDQSVRMFLAANGGGRKGDLSRFIEEAVRSYLLEQAVDQAKRATQDMSEAELADLVNEAVQWARGH from the coding sequence ATGTCCACCATCCGCTGGAATGTCGCGATTTCATCTGAAGTGGATCAGTCCGTTCGCATGTTTCTCGCCGCCAATGGAGGGGGGCGCAAAGGCGACCTGTCCCGTTTTATCGAAGAAGCCGTGCGGTCCTACCTGCTGGAACAGGCTGTAGACCAAGCCAAGAGAGCGACCCAGGATATGAGCGAAGCTGAACTGGCCGATTTGGTGAATGAAGCCGTGCAGTGGGCACGCGGGCACTGA
- a CDS encoding putative toxin-antitoxin system toxin component, PIN family — protein MRVVLDTNILVSALIYPCGAPDAIYRAWRAHRFDLVTSTTQLEELRRVSRYPKLRPILPPHRVGAMINNMRKVSVAERLPALPADVTINDPDDTFLLTMVLAFDADYLVTGDHRAGLLEKGRFQRARIVTPSEFCSIVLG, from the coding sequence ATGCGGGTTGTTCTGGATACCAATATCCTTGTTTCCGCTCTGATTTACCCTTGTGGTGCCCCTGACGCGATCTATCGCGCCTGGCGGGCGCACCGCTTCGATCTGGTCACGTCCACGACCCAGCTTGAAGAACTCAGGCGCGTCAGTCGCTATCCCAAACTCCGACCGATTCTGCCGCCTCACCGTGTCGGGGCGATGATCAACAATATGCGCAAAGTATCTGTGGCCGAGCGGCTCCCTGCCTTACCGGCTGACGTGACGATCAACGATCCCGACGATACCTTTCTCCTGACGATGGTGCTGGCGTTCGATGCCGATTACCTCGTAACCGGCGATCATCGTGCCGGTCTGCTGGAGAAGGGCCGGTTTCAGAGAGCACGCATCGTTACCCCCTCAGAGTTCTGTTCCATCGTCCTTGGTTGA
- a CDS encoding amidohydrolase family protein has protein sequence MSQILFRNASIVDCTAREPREGHVLVENGTIVATDAAFDQKAGQVIDLRGATLMPGLIDCHVHVVASTMDLTANAQLPDALAMARSLPIMKGMLARGFTTVRDVGGATRGLAEGIEEGHIVGPRLIVCGKALSRTGGHADNRIRYDTYDAKRWARNFGALGRVADGVDEVRVAVRETMREGAQFIKIMANGGVSSPTDPIAAQGYSVAEIETAVQEARDNGTYVAAHLYMPDAIERAVRAGVYSLEHCNNIDAPTAALAASRGAIAVPTLVTYEALASDGHRYGLPPVSIAKVADVRIRGMESLAIMQEAGLTMAFGTDLLGAAHPRQNEEFAIRARVLPAFDIVASATTIAAKLIGMEGKLGIVQPGAAADLIVVDGNPLAHADILGNARNIKIVMKGGIIYRNDLLLH, from the coding sequence ATGAGCCAGATCCTGTTTCGCAATGCGTCGATCGTCGACTGCACTGCGCGCGAGCCCCGCGAAGGCCATGTCCTGGTCGAGAATGGCACGATCGTCGCGACCGATGCCGCCTTCGACCAAAAGGCCGGACAGGTGATCGACCTCCGCGGGGCGACCCTGATGCCGGGTCTGATCGACTGCCATGTTCACGTCGTCGCCAGCACGATGGATCTTACCGCCAACGCGCAGCTTCCGGATGCGCTCGCCATGGCCCGCTCGCTTCCGATCATGAAGGGCATGTTGGCGCGCGGCTTCACCACAGTACGTGATGTCGGCGGCGCGACGCGTGGTCTGGCGGAGGGGATCGAGGAAGGGCATATCGTCGGCCCCCGCCTCATCGTCTGCGGCAAGGCCCTCTCCCGCACGGGCGGGCATGCGGATAACCGGATTCGTTACGATACGTATGACGCCAAGCGCTGGGCACGCAATTTTGGCGCTCTGGGCCGCGTGGCCGATGGCGTGGACGAGGTGCGTGTCGCGGTGCGCGAGACGATGCGCGAGGGCGCCCAGTTCATCAAGATCATGGCCAATGGCGGCGTATCGTCACCGACCGATCCGATCGCCGCGCAGGGATATTCCGTGGCGGAGATCGAGACGGCGGTGCAGGAGGCGCGCGACAACGGCACGTACGTGGCTGCGCATCTCTACATGCCCGACGCCATCGAACGTGCTGTGCGCGCAGGCGTGTACTCGCTGGAACACTGCAACAACATCGATGCGCCCACCGCGGCGCTGGCGGCAAGCCGCGGTGCGATCGCCGTCCCCACGCTCGTGACATACGAGGCATTGGCAAGCGACGGACACAGATACGGACTGCCCCCGGTGTCGATCGCCAAGGTCGCCGATGTCCGGATCCGCGGCATGGAAAGCCTTGCGATCATGCAGGAGGCCGGACTGACGATGGCGTTTGGAACGGACCTCCTGGGTGCGGCCCATCCCCGGCAGAACGAGGAATTCGCCATCCGCGCCCGCGTGCTGCCCGCATTCGACATTGTTGCAAGTGCGACGACAATCGCTGCCAAATTGATTGGTATGGAAGGAAAACTCGGTATCGTACAACCCGGCGCAGCAGCCGATCTCATCGTGGTGGACGGCAACCCCCTGGCGCACGCAGACATCCTCGGCAATGCCCGAAACATCAAAATCGTCATGAAGGGCGGCATAATCTATCGGAATGACCTCCTTCTTCATTGA
- a CDS encoding MFS transporter translates to MSTIGQRIERLPFSRFHLVLLLIGGAGYTFDGLDSAIIAFVLPVLKTQWALSGARLGLVGSATYIGFFFGALGAGAVGDRFGRRGVMMGALAVFCVASGISALVSSYPAFLASRILAGLGTGAESAIVAPYLSEFVAARYRGAFVSALAAFFSCGFVAAAVIGWIVVPSGPAGWREAIGLTALPVLALLWWRRRLPESPRWLESIGRPDEAARVMSGIEAQIAARGTVLGPVSGLSEPAILPVPVLPYGGGLLSARHRRGLFVAWTVWLCLTASYYAVFTWMPSLLIARGMTMVHSFGFSILIYAAQLPGYLLASALIEVIGRRQTITSFLLGCVASGGAISIAGSDAGVIAAASALSACLSGAYGSLYAYTPELFPTHLRAIGCGSASAIGRLGAIVSPVLVAEAMPHIGVPGVFAAIAATLLLGGGVVLLFGPRTERLVLEAL, encoded by the coding sequence ATGAGCACCATCGGCCAGCGGATCGAACGTTTGCCGTTCTCGCGCTTCCATCTCGTGCTGCTTCTTATCGGGGGCGCCGGCTATACGTTCGACGGCCTCGATTCCGCGATCATCGCCTTCGTGCTTCCGGTGCTCAAGACGCAATGGGCCCTGAGCGGGGCCAGGCTCGGCCTGGTCGGCAGCGCGACCTATATCGGTTTCTTCTTCGGCGCCCTGGGTGCCGGTGCGGTGGGGGACCGGTTCGGCCGCCGTGGGGTCATGATGGGGGCCCTGGCGGTGTTCTGCGTGGCCTCGGGCATTTCCGCGCTCGTATCGTCCTATCCCGCGTTCCTCGCCAGCCGGATCCTGGCGGGCCTCGGGACCGGGGCGGAATCCGCCATCGTGGCGCCTTATCTCAGCGAATTCGTGGCCGCGCGATATCGCGGCGCCTTCGTCAGCGCGCTGGCGGCGTTCTTCTCCTGCGGCTTCGTCGCGGCGGCCGTGATCGGCTGGATCGTGGTGCCGAGCGGCCCCGCAGGCTGGCGCGAGGCGATCGGCCTGACGGCACTCCCCGTGCTGGCGCTGCTCTGGTGGCGCAGGCGGCTGCCGGAGTCGCCGCGCTGGTTGGAGAGTATCGGGCGCCCCGACGAGGCCGCGCGCGTCATGAGCGGGATCGAGGCGCAGATCGCCGCACGCGGCACGGTACTGGGTCCCGTATCCGGCTTATCCGAGCCCGCGATACTGCCTGTCCCCGTGCTGCCTTACGGCGGTGGCCTGCTTTCGGCGCGGCATCGTCGCGGGCTTTTCGTCGCATGGACGGTCTGGCTCTGCCTGACAGCGAGCTACTACGCGGTATTCACATGGATGCCGAGCCTGCTGATCGCACGCGGGATGACGATGGTGCATAGTTTCGGCTTCTCGATACTGATCTATGCGGCGCAGCTACCCGGCTATCTTCTGGCCAGTGCCCTGATCGAAGTGATCGGCCGTCGCCAGACGATCACGTCGTTTCTGCTCGGTTGCGTCGCCTCGGGCGGCGCGATCAGCATCGCGGGCAGCGATGCGGGCGTAATCGCGGCCGCCTCCGCCCTCTCGGCCTGTCTGAGCGGGGCCTACGGCAGTCTCTACGCCTACACGCCCGAGCTTTTCCCCACGCATCTCCGCGCGATCGGCTGCGGAAGCGCGTCCGCGATCGGACGCCTGGGGGCCATTGTCTCGCCCGTCCTGGTGGCCGAAGCGATGCCGCATATCGGCGTCCCCGGCGTCTTCGCGGCGATCGCCGCGACCCTGCTGCTCGGCGGCGGCGTCGTCCTGCTCTTCGGGCCGCGAACCGAGCGCCTGGTGCTCGAAGCGCTTTAG
- a CDS encoding TetR/AcrR family transcriptional regulator, whose translation MEVQLRRETRSGGRRSQAERSETTRMALLETTIDLLHENGYTRLTTQDVAERAQVSRGALTHHFAHKEDLVVAAISWQLSEATSALEDFASRIELLPIDTDRIVDYLWQMMAKRLFHVTLEYLPEARNNQAFRLRLIPVVATFHAALDRIWEHLARSTSLTPQQARTILNATMCLMRGMVAQQVLRQDEDYFDDLLHYWRALFRREIAAARGAPP comes from the coding sequence ATGGAGGTGCAATTGCGGCGGGAGACGAGATCCGGCGGCCGGCGCTCGCAAGCCGAGCGCAGCGAGACCACGCGCATGGCGCTGCTCGAGACGACGATCGATCTTCTCCATGAGAACGGCTACACCCGCCTGACCACGCAGGACGTGGCCGAACGGGCGCAGGTATCGCGCGGGGCGCTGACCCATCATTTCGCGCACAAGGAAGACCTCGTGGTCGCCGCGATCTCGTGGCAGTTGAGCGAGGCGACCTCGGCGCTGGAAGATTTCGCCTCGAGGATCGAGCTTCTTCCCATCGATACCGACCGTATCGTCGATTATCTGTGGCAGATGATGGCGAAACGGCTGTTCCACGTCACGCTGGAGTATCTGCCGGAGGCCCGCAACAATCAGGCCTTCCGGCTGCGCCTGATACCGGTCGTGGCGACGTTTCATGCGGCGCTCGATCGCATCTGGGAGCATCTCGCCCGAAGCACCTCGCTCACGCCGCAACAGGCACGGACGATCCTGAACGCGACGATGTGCCTGATGCGCGGCATGGTCGCGCAGCAGGTGCTGCGGCAGGACGAGGATTATTTCGACGACCTGCTGCATTATTGGCGTGCCCTGTTCCGCCGCGAGATCGCGGCCGCCCGCGGCGCACCGCCATGA
- a CDS encoding GAF domain-containing protein, whose translation MRSVAGVLRAFADTPQPDAGFSALMAAFFDDPGYRLATILQHDPEAALCRRVWTNDPARYPIGGAKPVADAPWAQAALFEARIFHAPDEDAVRAAYADHAIIASLGCASAVNFPVRWNGTVIGTINLLHDARHFVSVDLRSFETLVQLATAPLIARGLLATYG comes from the coding sequence ATGCGATCCGTCGCCGGCGTCCTGCGCGCCTTCGCGGACACGCCACAACCCGATGCGGGCTTCTCGGCTCTGATGGCGGCCTTTTTCGACGATCCGGGATATCGGCTTGCGACGATCCTGCAGCACGATCCGGAAGCGGCCCTTTGCCGGCGCGTCTGGACGAACGACCCGGCCCGCTATCCGATCGGCGGGGCGAAGCCGGTGGCAGACGCGCCCTGGGCCCAAGCCGCGCTGTTCGAGGCGCGCATCTTTCATGCTCCGGACGAGGATGCGGTGCGGGCGGCCTATGCGGACCACGCGATCATCGCATCCCTCGGTTGCGCGAGCGCCGTCAATTTCCCGGTGCGCTGGAACGGTACGGTGATCGGCACGATCAATCTGCTGCACGACGCCCGCCATTTCGTTTCCGTCGATCTCAGAAGTTTCGAAACGCTCGTTCAGCTCGCAACGGCGCCGCTGATCGCCCGCGGCCTATTGGCGACGTACGGATGA